A DNA window from Microvirgula aerodenitrificans DSM 15089 contains the following coding sequences:
- the flhB gene encoding flagellar biosynthesis protein FlhB yields the protein MAEDSGLERTEDATPKRQQQARTEGQVPRSKELGTFAITMTAVAMLIAYGNSLYQQMRLVLSKALTFDQPTLAEPDIMTRRLHDLGLDALIAIMPIFGALMIVAVVAPLLMGGWNLSWQALEPKFSKMNPFSGIKRMFSPNSLVEGGKAILKSMLIGGVATWVIWNERAEIIGLVKLSMDQSLTRTIELTQHTLLIVAGALVLLVVVDVPFQIWQYHKNLRMTKEEVKQEMKESEGSPEVKGRIRQLQREAARRRMMSEIPNASVVVTNPTHYAVALQYADGMRAPRILAKGTLKLAEKIIEQAREHNITIMRAPPFARALYHNAEIGDEIPSALYTAAAQVLAYVFQLKNYQSNGGIAPLYPESLPVPTELDPESKKKANEAPADTSPHEEPRA from the coding sequence ATGGCGGAAGACAGCGGTCTCGAACGCACAGAAGATGCGACACCCAAGCGACAGCAGCAGGCCCGCACCGAAGGGCAGGTTCCGCGGTCAAAGGAGCTGGGTACGTTCGCCATCACCATGACGGCCGTGGCCATGCTGATCGCCTATGGGAATTCGCTGTACCAGCAGATGCGGCTGGTGCTGAGCAAGGCGCTGACCTTCGATCAGCCGACGCTGGCCGAACCCGACATCATGACGCGCCGGCTGCATGACCTTGGGCTGGATGCACTGATCGCCATCATGCCGATTTTCGGGGCCCTGATGATTGTCGCCGTGGTCGCCCCGCTGCTGATGGGCGGCTGGAACCTGAGCTGGCAGGCACTCGAGCCCAAGTTCTCGAAGATGAACCCGTTCAGCGGCATCAAACGCATGTTTTCGCCGAACAGCCTGGTCGAGGGCGGCAAGGCGATCCTGAAGAGCATGCTGATCGGCGGCGTCGCCACCTGGGTGATCTGGAACGAACGTGCCGAGATCATCGGTCTGGTCAAGCTGTCGATGGACCAGAGTCTGACCCGGACCATCGAGCTGACCCAGCACACGCTGCTGATCGTTGCCGGCGCGCTGGTGCTGCTGGTCGTCGTCGATGTGCCGTTCCAGATCTGGCAGTATCACAAGAATTTGCGCATGACCAAGGAAGAGGTCAAGCAGGAAATGAAGGAAAGCGAAGGCAGTCCCGAGGTCAAGGGCCGCATTCGCCAGTTGCAGCGCGAGGCTGCGCGCCGCCGGATGATGAGCGAGATTCCGAACGCCAGCGTCGTCGTCACCAACCCGACCCACTACGCAGTGGCCCTGCAGTACGCGGACGGCATGCGCGCACCGCGCATTCTGGCCAAGGGCACGCTGAAACTGGCAGAGAAGATCATCGAGCAGGCACGCGAGCACAACATCACCATCATGCGGGCGCCGCCGTTTGCCCGCGCGCTGTACCACAACGCCGAGATCGGCGACGAAATCCCGTCCGCGCTGTACACCGCCGCGGCGCAGGTGCTGGCCTATGTATTCCAGCTGAAGAACTACCAGTCGAATGGCGGCATCGCGCCGCTGTATCCGGAATCGCTGCCCGTGCCGACCGAGCTCGACCCGGAAAGCAAGAAAAAAGCGAATGAAGCCCCCGCCGACACTTCGCCGCATGAGGAGCCTCGCGCGTAA